The Streptomyces sp. NBC_00691 genome has a segment encoding these proteins:
- a CDS encoding HD domain-containing protein → MTAEEEQHDHTAAPDPALLQRWNATLRAARAGREGPDPTPYGRNLLTRWAEPQRRYHTVDHLRAVLTRIDELADQGGEGGELELVRLAAWFHDAVYRPDRSENEERSAVLAEKALTEAGLTPHEVAEVARLVRLTVTHDPAPGDLNGETLCDADLAILATDPDTYAGYAAAVREEYGFVPEDAFRTGRATVLRQLLGLPRLFRTPYGAAVWEERARENLERELAELTDMSGTG, encoded by the coding sequence ATGACCGCCGAGGAAGAGCAGCACGACCACACCGCAGCCCCGGACCCCGCGCTCCTCCAGCGCTGGAACGCCACCCTGCGCGCCGCCCGCGCCGGCCGCGAGGGCCCCGACCCCACCCCGTACGGCCGCAACCTGCTGACCCGCTGGGCCGAGCCGCAGCGCCGCTACCACACGGTCGACCACCTCCGGGCGGTCCTCACCCGCATCGACGAACTGGCCGACCAGGGCGGCGAGGGAGGGGAGTTGGAGCTCGTACGGCTCGCCGCCTGGTTCCACGACGCGGTCTACCGGCCCGACCGCTCCGAGAACGAGGAACGCTCGGCCGTCCTCGCCGAGAAGGCACTCACCGAGGCCGGACTCACCCCGCACGAGGTCGCCGAGGTCGCCCGCCTGGTCCGCCTGACGGTCACTCACGACCCGGCCCCCGGGGACCTGAACGGCGAGACCCTCTGCGACGCGGACCTCGCGATCCTGGCGACCGACCCCGATACCTACGCGGGGTATGCGGCCGCGGTCCGCGAGGAGTACGGCTTCGTCCCCGAAGACGCCTTCCGCACGGGCCGCGCGACGGTCCTCCGCCAACTCCTCGGACTGCCCCGCCTTTTCCGTACGCCTTATGGGGCGGCGGTGTGGGAGGAGAGGGCGCGGGAGAACCTGGAACGCGAACTCGCTGAATTGACGGACATGTCCGGTACGGGGTGA
- a CDS encoding MFS transporter, producing the protein MSTVNPRRWWALVVLAAAQFMVIMDTSIIGVALPEMQKDLGFSQSELQWIFNAYVIVFGGLLLLGGRLSDLVGARKIFVAGWAVMIAGSVLAAAAQTAWVEIAGRAVQGVGGALIAPSAMTLLMILFMHDPKELGKAMALYGAAAPAGGTAGVFLGGVFTEWMSWQWVFIIYIPIGLATLAATRLLPNVESRRGSVDILGAVAVTAGLALAVFAVVRAPEVGWGSTGTILQLVGAAALLVLFFVIQKSISEPLMPLSVWRVPRLGSANLAMTLLGAAWIPMWYFLNLYLQQVLGFGAFESGAALLPMTVLLMIFMTAITARLMMKVGAKPLIAGGLLVLAAGLVWLAAVPPTGSFLVDVLPASLVAALGMSLAYIPTMMTAMSGAPQEQAGLASGIVNTTYNVGSALGLAALTAVAMSQGADQLGNLPKLTDGFSSAFIGAAIIAAVGGVITLLVMKSDKAVAAEAAAPAPQGEKVSA; encoded by the coding sequence ATGTCAACCGTCAATCCCCGGCGCTGGTGGGCACTTGTCGTGCTCGCCGCCGCACAGTTCATGGTCATCATGGACACGTCGATCATCGGGGTCGCGCTCCCCGAGATGCAGAAGGACCTGGGCTTCTCGCAGAGCGAGCTCCAGTGGATCTTCAACGCCTACGTGATCGTCTTCGGCGGCCTCCTGCTCCTCGGCGGACGCCTCTCCGACCTCGTCGGAGCCCGCAAGATCTTCGTCGCCGGCTGGGCCGTCATGATCGCCGGTTCGGTCCTGGCCGCCGCCGCCCAGACCGCCTGGGTCGAGATCGCGGGCCGCGCCGTCCAGGGTGTCGGCGGTGCGCTCATCGCGCCCTCCGCCATGACCCTGCTGATGATCCTCTTCATGCACGACCCGAAGGAGCTCGGCAAGGCGATGGCGCTCTACGGTGCCGCCGCCCCGGCCGGAGGCACCGCGGGCGTCTTCCTCGGCGGCGTCTTCACCGAGTGGATGAGCTGGCAGTGGGTCTTCATCATCTACATCCCGATCGGCCTCGCGACCCTCGCCGCCACCAGGCTCCTTCCGAACGTCGAGTCCCGCCGCGGCTCCGTCGACATCCTCGGCGCCGTCGCCGTCACCGCCGGTCTCGCGCTCGCCGTCTTCGCCGTCGTCCGCGCCCCCGAGGTCGGCTGGGGCTCCACCGGGACGATCCTCCAGCTGGTCGGTGCCGCCGCCCTCCTGGTTCTCTTCTTCGTGATCCAGAAGAGCATCAGCGAGCCGCTCATGCCGCTCAGTGTCTGGCGGGTCCCGCGCCTCGGCTCCGCCAACCTGGCCATGACGCTGCTCGGCGCCGCCTGGATCCCGATGTGGTACTTCCTCAACCTGTACCTCCAGCAGGTGCTGGGCTTCGGTGCCTTCGAGTCCGGTGCCGCCCTGCTCCCGATGACCGTGCTCCTCATGATCTTCATGACGGCCATCACGGCCCGGCTCATGATGAAGGTCGGCGCCAAGCCGCTCATCGCCGGAGGTCTGCTGGTCCTCGCGGCCGGTCTGGTCTGGCTCGCCGCCGTCCCGCCCACCGGCTCCTTCCTCGTCGACGTCCTCCCGGCCTCGCTGGTCGCCGCGCTCGGCATGTCCCTCGCCTACATCCCGACGATGATGACCGCCATGTCCGGCGCTCCGCAGGAGCAGGCCGGTCTCGCCTCCGGCATCGTCAACACCACCTACAACGTCGGCTCCGCGCTCGGTCTCGCCGCGCTGACCGCCGTCGCCATGTCCCAGGGCGCCGACCAGCTCGGCAACCTGCCGAAGCTGACGGACGGCTTCTCGTCCGCCTTCATCGGCGCCGCGATCATCGCCGCCGTCGGCGGTGTGATCACCCTCCTCGTCATGAAGAGCGACAAGGCGGTCGCGGCCGAGGCCGCCGCCCCCGCGCCGCAGGGCGAGAAGGTCTCCGCCTGA
- a CDS encoding trans-sulfuration enzyme family protein, whose amino-acid sequence MELSTRAVHVVNEPLPSGSRPLSVPLVQSSAFAFESAADLADAMAGPDGAYVYSRRGNPTVRALEQTLAGLEGGAGALAFASGMGALSGVLLALLRPGDRVVAQRCLYGGTHAVLADLAERYGIEVVRISGEDPAEFEAAAVHPATRLLVLETIANPTGQVPDLPGLLSVARALGVTGVVDNSLASPVLCRPLEHGADIVVHSTTKYLSGHSDVLGGAAVFADDGLRRRIWPRTVELGACADPFAAWLTLRGIPTLPLRMREHCAGAAALAERLAAHPGVTAVHYPGLPGHPSYERARKVLSAGGGLLAFELAGGREAGRAFIERVRVARLALSLGGVETLVTHPASTSHRELDAAALEAAGIAPGLVRMSVGIEDVEDLWADIEQALGRTAGRSDTPAPEQPLG is encoded by the coding sequence GTGGAACTCAGCACCCGCGCCGTCCATGTCGTCAACGAGCCGCTCCCGTCGGGCAGTCGGCCGCTCTCCGTGCCCCTCGTGCAGTCCTCCGCCTTCGCCTTCGAGTCCGCCGCCGACCTCGCCGACGCCATGGCGGGACCCGACGGGGCGTACGTCTACAGCCGCCGCGGCAACCCGACCGTACGGGCCCTGGAGCAGACCCTCGCCGGCCTCGAGGGCGGCGCCGGGGCCCTCGCCTTCGCCTCGGGCATGGGCGCCCTCAGCGGGGTCCTGCTCGCCCTGCTGCGGCCCGGTGACCGGGTGGTGGCCCAGCGCTGCCTGTACGGCGGGACCCATGCCGTCCTCGCCGACCTGGCCGAGCGGTACGGGATCGAGGTCGTGCGGATATCCGGCGAGGATCCGGCCGAGTTCGAGGCCGCCGCTGTGCACCCCGCCACCCGGCTGCTCGTCCTGGAGACCATCGCCAACCCCACGGGCCAGGTCCCCGACCTTCCGGGGCTGCTCTCCGTCGCCCGCGCGCTCGGGGTGACCGGCGTCGTCGACAACTCGCTCGCCTCGCCCGTGCTGTGCCGCCCCCTGGAGCACGGCGCCGACATCGTGGTGCACTCCACCACCAAGTACCTCTCCGGGCACTCGGACGTCCTCGGGGGCGCCGCCGTCTTCGCCGACGACGGGCTGCGCCGCCGGATCTGGCCCCGCACGGTCGAACTCGGCGCCTGCGCGGACCCGTTCGCCGCCTGGCTGACCCTGCGCGGGATCCCCACCCTGCCGCTGCGGATGCGCGAGCACTGCGCCGGCGCCGCCGCCCTCGCCGAGCGGCTCGCCGCCCACCCCGGCGTCACGGCCGTCCACTACCCAGGGCTGCCCGGCCACCCCTCGTACGAACGCGCCCGGAAGGTTCTCTCCGCGGGCGGGGGGCTGCTCGCCTTCGAGCTCGCGGGGGGCCGGGAGGCCGGCCGGGCCTTCATCGAGCGGGTGCGGGTGGCCCGGCTCGCGCTCTCCCTCGGCGGCGTGGAGACCCTCGTGACCCATCCGGCGTCCACGTCCCACCGGGAGCTCGACGCGGCCGCCCTGGAGGCCGCGGGGATAGCCCCGGGGCTCGTACGGATGTCGGTCGGCATCGAGGACGTCGAGGACCTGTGGGCCGACATCGAGCAGGCCCTCGGCCGGACGGCCGGCCGGA